The Chitinophaga sp. H8 genome contains a region encoding:
- a CDS encoding GH39 family glycosyl hydrolase, with protein MKWLLFYSVFSGIVSGAYCQHTATQPAAVNITVDVAKPAGQKIRNVFSDLNFWDFRFEWMDKAADKPAGFFKEHYPFVQHVQIMTATGGSPERDLFVDPANRAVLTDYNFKPLVAAIHNVLRQGLKPMIKTGSVPSKFAAQPKIGFFGVNVRPPADYNAYHDYIKALADTVVKVFGRQEVNTWSWGVLTEYENKDWFAAEGDDPEATKIAYFKLYDYTVAALQSVIGAKNLKVGAHSMSAIPGLWDELEFIDHVAKGTNYKTGKKGTQINFLCASFYELSPGVLVDKGFTLAGVLNHLRNRAEQNGLHGLEYGIDEGRILNGPPDDKRDLTSRVVGFSYQGASDARMFKTMSDINAHWFSGWSLTTKGIWEGLLPVGTHVAALGYKMMGNQRLGVAVSGTPADTANKVDAMASYDKKSGTVRVLLYNFNNNMHSASAENTVVTLRNVSAAAGKTVQVKQWTVDDTHGNFWPTWWKDMNAQGITNDDFVWSKYSIDLPSNMRTQSAKDFWNSKEPGYYQLTKLEPVTQTVAVKNNTLVLPVTLAHHGVTFYEITNVK; from the coding sequence ATGAAATGGTTACTGTTTTATAGTGTTTTCTCCGGTATCGTATCCGGAGCATATTGTCAACATACTGCTACACAACCGGCAGCGGTGAATATTACCGTAGACGTGGCAAAGCCAGCAGGTCAAAAGATCAGGAATGTTTTCTCTGATCTTAATTTCTGGGATTTCAGGTTTGAATGGATGGATAAAGCGGCCGATAAGCCGGCTGGTTTTTTCAAAGAGCATTACCCCTTTGTACAGCACGTGCAGATCATGACAGCTACCGGAGGTAGTCCGGAAAGAGACCTGTTTGTAGATCCTGCCAACCGGGCAGTACTGACCGACTATAATTTTAAGCCCCTCGTTGCCGCCATCCACAATGTGCTCCGGCAGGGATTGAAACCGATGATCAAAACAGGCAGCGTACCTTCCAAGTTCGCTGCCCAACCCAAGATTGGCTTCTTTGGTGTGAATGTACGTCCACCGGCAGATTATAACGCGTACCATGATTACATTAAAGCACTGGCCGATACGGTGGTGAAAGTATTTGGCCGCCAGGAAGTAAATACCTGGTCATGGGGCGTACTTACCGAGTATGAAAACAAGGACTGGTTTGCGGCAGAAGGAGATGATCCGGAAGCGACCAAAATTGCTTATTTCAAGTTGTATGATTATACGGTAGCCGCATTGCAATCGGTGATTGGAGCAAAAAATCTAAAAGTAGGTGCACACAGTATGAGCGCTATCCCGGGACTATGGGATGAGCTGGAATTTATTGACCATGTGGCCAAAGGCACCAATTATAAAACAGGTAAAAAGGGCACACAGATCAATTTCCTCTGTGCTTCCTTTTATGAATTAAGCCCGGGCGTATTGGTTGACAAGGGCTTTACACTGGCGGGCGTATTGAATCACCTGCGCAATCGTGCGGAGCAAAACGGGCTGCACGGACTGGAATACGGTATTGATGAAGGCCGGATCCTGAATGGTCCGCCGGATGACAAGCGTGACCTGACTTCGCGGGTGGTGGGCTTCAGTTACCAGGGAGCTTCTGATGCGCGGATGTTTAAAACCATGTCTGATATCAACGCCCATTGGTTTTCGGGTTGGAGCCTTACTACCAAAGGTATCTGGGAAGGCTTGCTGCCGGTAGGTACCCACGTGGCAGCATTGGGATACAAAATGATGGGCAATCAGCGCCTTGGAGTAGCCGTAAGCGGTACACCGGCAGATACCGCCAATAAAGTAGACGCCATGGCCAGCTATGATAAAAAATCCGGTACAGTACGCGTCCTGTTGTATAATTTTAACAACAATATGCACAGTGCCTCTGCTGAAAATACCGTGGTCACCCTTCGCAATGTTAGCGCAGCGGCGGGCAAAACCGTACAGGTAAAACAATGGACAGTAGATGATACCCATGGCAATTTCTGGCCCACCTGGTGGAAGGATATGAATGCGCAGGGAATCACGAATGACGATTTTGTATGGTCTAAGTATTCTATTGACTTGCCGTCCAATATGCGCACCCAGTCGGCCAAAGATTTCTGGAACAGCAAAGAACCAGGATATTACCAACTGACAAAGCTGGAACCCGTAACGCAGACAGTAGCGGTGAAAAATAATACCCTGGTGCTGCCCGTCACCCTGGCACATCATGGCGTTACTTTCTATGAAATCACAAACGTTAAATAA
- a CDS encoding cellulase family glycosylhydrolase: protein MKKIFYATLLTAGIAATGLTGCSSKKLEANKIPDAALGLSVRADGTLLLKGKPYRAVGVNYFNAFSRTLEPGAWNDTSYRKGFRYLKARSIPFVRFMCSGFWPVNFKLYQNNKDQYFKNLDAFVKAAEELEIGLIPSLFWNHSTIPDLLGEPVGQWGNKDSKTNAFMRQYVQEVVTRYKNSPAIWGWEFGNELNLVTDLPGDDANLPQIAVEVGTPPTRSKADKLSTQDLQVALTEFGKAVRLYDTNRIIVSGNANPRPSAYHLHTVKNWDKDSQEQYAEMLAIQNPGPVNTISIHHYPDNALAYFADFPASLKEIIRVTMEDAVKLKKPLFIGEFGAQEQILGTGVANKNYTELLDGIETYKVPLAAMWVFDYPPHDAENGINAGPDNGPREYMLQAIKELNERTWQSNN, encoded by the coding sequence ATGAAAAAGATATTTTATGCCACTTTGTTAACAGCAGGGATTGCCGCTACCGGACTAACGGGATGCAGCTCTAAAAAGCTGGAAGCCAATAAAATTCCTGATGCGGCATTGGGCCTGTCAGTAAGGGCAGACGGGACTTTACTCCTCAAAGGAAAGCCTTATCGTGCAGTAGGGGTTAACTACTTTAATGCTTTTAGCCGTACATTGGAACCCGGTGCGTGGAATGATACTTCTTACAGAAAGGGATTCCGCTACCTCAAAGCCCGCAGCATACCCTTTGTACGCTTTATGTGCAGTGGTTTCTGGCCGGTTAATTTTAAACTATACCAAAATAATAAGGACCAGTATTTTAAGAACCTGGATGCCTTTGTGAAAGCGGCAGAAGAGCTGGAGATCGGATTAATTCCTTCCCTATTCTGGAACCACAGCACCATCCCTGATTTATTGGGAGAACCGGTGGGGCAGTGGGGCAACAAGGACAGTAAAACGAATGCCTTTATGCGTCAATATGTACAAGAGGTGGTAACCCGTTATAAAAACTCCCCGGCTATCTGGGGATGGGAATTCGGGAATGAACTGAACCTGGTAACAGACCTGCCGGGTGATGATGCCAACCTGCCGCAGATTGCGGTAGAAGTAGGTACGCCGCCTACGCGCAGCAAAGCCGACAAACTGAGCACACAAGACTTACAAGTGGCACTAACAGAATTTGGAAAAGCAGTACGCCTGTATGATACCAATCGCATCATCGTGAGCGGTAATGCCAATCCACGCCCCAGTGCCTACCACCTGCATACAGTGAAGAACTGGGACAAAGACTCCCAGGAGCAATATGCGGAGATGCTGGCCATTCAAAATCCTGGCCCGGTAAATACCATTTCTATTCATCACTACCCCGATAATGCGCTGGCTTATTTTGCTGACTTCCCTGCTTCTCTTAAAGAGATCATCCGGGTTACGATGGAAGATGCGGTGAAACTGAAAAAGCCGTTGTTCATCGGTGAGTTTGGGGCACAGGAACAAATACTGGGTACTGGTGTAGCTAATAAAAATTATACAGAACTGCTGGATGGTATTGAAACGTATAAGGTGCCACTGGCAGCCATGTGGGTATTTGATTATCCGCCTCATGATGCAGAAAACGGTATCAATGCAGGACCAGATAATGGTCCGCGGGAATACATGCTGCAAGCCATTAAGGAACTGAATGAAAGAACCTGGCAGTCAAACAATTAA
- a CDS encoding sugar phosphate isomerase/epimerase family protein has product MIKRTSTFFIGLLIICGVLLIGFLILFGVVSCNSGNSTKESTSSKDSTATAVGWKVATIAYTFRNFTFFEAVVKAKELGLNYIGGYPGQVIGGGLEGNMDYTIDSSKQRKILAYLAEQGVKLIDFGVVTPETPAQWRQLFEFAKAMDITNIVSEPHPDQLDMVSKLCDEFQIGVAIHNHPAPSHYWNPDTLLAAIAGKSARIGACADVGHWVRSGLNPIESLKKLDGHILELHFKDESAKSKDAEDVVWGTGVSDVKGMLEELHRQKFTGFLSIEYESKPEDNMKEIAASLGYYQQVVDSLK; this is encoded by the coding sequence ATGATCAAACGAACAAGCACCTTTTTTATAGGCCTCTTGATAATCTGCGGGGTTCTTTTAATAGGCTTCTTAATATTATTCGGGGTTGTTTCCTGTAATTCGGGCAATAGCACCAAGGAATCAACTTCCTCCAAAGACAGCACGGCAACAGCAGTAGGCTGGAAGGTAGCTACCATAGCTTACACGTTCCGCAACTTTACCTTTTTTGAAGCCGTAGTGAAAGCAAAAGAGCTGGGGCTGAATTATATTGGCGGCTATCCGGGACAAGTCATCGGCGGCGGACTGGAAGGCAACATGGACTACACCATCGATAGCAGTAAACAACGTAAGATCCTGGCCTACCTGGCAGAACAGGGTGTGAAGCTCATTGACTTCGGTGTAGTAACCCCGGAAACACCCGCGCAATGGCGGCAGTTGTTTGAGTTTGCCAAAGCAATGGATATTACCAACATTGTATCAGAACCACACCCGGATCAGCTGGACATGGTATCTAAATTGTGCGATGAGTTCCAGATCGGTGTAGCTATTCATAATCATCCGGCACCATCCCATTACTGGAATCCGGATACTTTGCTGGCAGCTATTGCCGGTAAGAGTGCCCGCATTGGTGCCTGTGCAGATGTAGGTCACTGGGTAAGATCAGGATTGAACCCAATAGAGAGCCTGAAAAAACTGGATGGCCATATCCTGGAACTGCACTTTAAAGATGAATCAGCAAAAAGTAAAGATGCCGAAGATGTAGTATGGGGTACAGGTGTGTCTGATGTAAAAGGTATGCTGGAAGAATTGCATCGTCAAAAATTCACCGGTTTTCTTTCCATTGAATATGAAAGCAAGCCGGAAGATAATATGAAAGAGATCGCTGCCAGCCTGGGGTATTACCAGCAGGTGGTAGACAGTTTAAAATAG
- a CDS encoding ROK family protein produces MNGKHKEDAFLAVEIGGSKLQLVAYDAAAQVLEKRRFAVARELGAAGIRKQLEEVLPLMRQQFNLQATGVGFGGPVNRGAGTIGVSHQIDGWSGFPLADWMRELTNTPVFIENDANTAALGEAVYGAGTGYNTVFYSNIGSGIGGGLVQHKELYHGKYPGEVEIGHLRMTVDGTTLEQQCCGWAIDAMVKAAVQKHPNGILAGLVANGPAGSEARFLPPAIQQHCPDAQAILDYITTQLAWALSHVVHLFHPDIIILGGGISLIGEPLSSSINNKLPGFVMKAFHPVPQVVLAGLGEDVVPMGALAMIL; encoded by the coding sequence ATGAATGGAAAGCACAAAGAAGACGCCTTCCTCGCTGTGGAAATCGGCGGCAGTAAGTTACAGCTGGTAGCCTATGATGCCGCCGCACAGGTGCTGGAAAAGCGGCGTTTTGCAGTGGCCAGGGAGCTGGGCGCTGCCGGGATCAGAAAACAACTGGAAGAGGTGTTGCCGCTGATGCGGCAGCAGTTCAACCTGCAAGCCACCGGCGTAGGCTTTGGCGGGCCGGTCAACAGGGGGGCAGGTACCATCGGCGTATCCCACCAGATTGATGGCTGGTCAGGATTTCCGCTGGCCGACTGGATGAGGGAACTGACCAACACACCAGTGTTCATTGAAAATGATGCTAATACGGCTGCACTGGGTGAAGCCGTATATGGGGCAGGGACAGGTTATAATACCGTTTTTTATTCCAATATTGGCAGCGGTATCGGCGGTGGACTGGTACAACACAAAGAACTGTATCACGGTAAATACCCGGGAGAAGTAGAGATTGGTCACCTGCGTATGACAGTAGACGGTACCACGCTGGAACAACAATGTTGCGGCTGGGCCATCGATGCGATGGTAAAGGCGGCGGTACAAAAACACCCGAACGGTATTCTGGCAGGACTGGTCGCTAACGGGCCCGCAGGAAGCGAAGCACGTTTTCTGCCTCCGGCTATCCAGCAGCATTGCCCGGATGCACAGGCTATCCTGGATTATATCACTACCCAACTGGCCTGGGCTTTATCGCATGTGGTGCATTTATTCCATCCCGATATTATCATCCTGGGTGGTGGTATTTCGCTGATAGGAGAACCGCTCAGCAGTAGTATCAATAACAAACTTCCGGGCTTTGTGATGAAAGCATTTCACCCGGTACCGCAAGTGGTGCTGGCCGGATTGGGAGAGGATGTAGTGCCAATGGGTGCACTTGCCATGATCTTATAA
- a CDS encoding D-sedoheptulose-7-phosphate isomerase, with protein MESYVQSYIQQHQKTLETIPADKVAGIIEKFREALKEDRQIFVIGNGGSAANASHFVTDLGKGASDKTYRRFRCLSLNDNVSWITALGNDYSYDDVFAMQLANYGRPGDLLFSMSVSGNSPNLVKAMQMAKKLGMYSISLVGGKVGTLGKESDYPVIIDDLHYGRVEDAHMGICHIICYAFMEDATLQQP; from the coding sequence ATGGAATCTTACGTTCAAAGTTATATCCAGCAACATCAGAAAACACTGGAAACGATCCCTGCCGACAAAGTAGCTGGTATAATTGAAAAGTTCAGAGAAGCCTTAAAAGAAGACCGCCAGATCTTTGTGATCGGCAATGGTGGCAGCGCTGCCAATGCCAGCCACTTTGTAACCGATCTGGGAAAAGGCGCTTCTGATAAAACATACAGACGTTTCCGTTGCCTGTCGCTCAACGACAATGTAAGCTGGATTACCGCACTGGGCAATGATTACAGCTATGATGATGTATTTGCCATGCAGTTGGCAAACTATGGCCGTCCGGGCGATCTGCTTTTCAGTATGAGCGTAAGCGGTAATTCTCCCAACCTGGTAAAAGCCATGCAGATGGCTAAAAAGCTGGGTATGTACAGTATCTCCCTGGTAGGTGGCAAAGTAGGCACCCTGGGCAAGGAGTCGGACTATCCGGTAATCATTGACGACCTGCACTACGGCAGGGTAGAAGATGCGCACATGGGTATCTGCCATATTATCTGCTATGCATTTATGGAAGATGCTACGCTGCAACAACCTTAA
- a CDS encoding alpha-L-rhamnosidase, giving the protein MNTLLLLWLGITSQPKAMPLPLPEPVRLQCEYLVNPLGIDAAHPRLAWQLEDNRQSAVQTAWQLSVGTDSLSVAAGKGNSWQTGKTLSDQQRVVYAGKPLQPFTKYYWRVTLWDKDGKPSTGSAVASFETGMMREENWKGFWISDSRDVNEKKAPYFRKQIRLNKPVKSARAYIAAGGLYELYINGANIGDQRLNPMMTRYDRRTLYLTYDVTPQLRNGDNTIGVLLGNGWYNHQPATEGWYFNAAPWRNRPTYCLNLRVTYEDGTVETISTDKTWKTSFGGLVYSNIYTADHYDARQEQEGWNKNGFDDAKWKEVVYRSAPSPHIVAQAMQPIRYVETIHPKSVKKINDTVYLFDLGRNIAGVSRITVSGKAGTTLRLKHTERLDKNGRADMSNIGLYHHPTDASDPFQVDFFTLSGKGTESFTTLFGYKGFQYVEVSADAPVELNAQSITGYFMHSDVPPVGKISSSNPVLDKIWWANNNSYLSNLYGYPTDCPQREKNGWTGDANIAIETGLYSFDGITVYEKWMADHRDEQLPNGVLPAIIPTSGWGYEWANGPDWTSTIAIIPWNIYLFYGDTKILEDNYDNLRRYVNYIQTISPDGLTTWGLGDWVPVKSVANMELTSSAFYFTDASILAKIAKVLGREDDYRTYKALAQKIKAAINKKFLNTTTGIYASGLQTEQSVPLHQGLVPEELKSKVVEQLAKRVAADNYHLDVGILGAKAILNALSENGYADVAYTLAAQETYPSWGWWIVNGATTFYENWKIDAARDISMNHVMFGEVAAWLYKGPGGIKPDPRQPGFRNVLLQPHFVKGLDHFEARHTSPYGEIVSSWKREGGAVMYEVTIPPNATGEVFMQPGQKWYEKEKQLNTAGTVKLKAGHYQFVIL; this is encoded by the coding sequence ATGAACACACTATTATTGCTATGGTTGGGCATTACTTCCCAACCTAAGGCTATGCCTTTGCCCTTACCGGAACCGGTACGGCTCCAATGCGAATACCTGGTAAACCCGTTAGGGATAGATGCCGCACATCCGCGCCTTGCCTGGCAACTGGAAGACAACCGTCAGAGCGCTGTACAAACCGCCTGGCAATTGTCCGTAGGTACGGATTCGCTGAGTGTAGCGGCAGGAAAAGGGAACAGCTGGCAAACGGGCAAAACGCTCTCTGATCAACAACGGGTAGTATACGCAGGAAAACCGCTACAGCCCTTCACTAAATATTACTGGCGTGTAACCCTGTGGGATAAAGATGGTAAGCCATCAACAGGGAGTGCGGTGGCCAGCTTTGAAACGGGCATGATGCGGGAAGAAAACTGGAAAGGTTTCTGGATCAGCGATTCCCGTGATGTGAACGAAAAGAAAGCTCCTTACTTCCGCAAGCAGATCCGCCTGAACAAACCGGTAAAATCTGCCAGGGCATACATCGCAGCAGGGGGATTGTATGAATTGTATATCAACGGGGCAAACATAGGTGATCAGCGCCTCAATCCCATGATGACACGGTACGACCGCCGTACCCTCTATCTCACTTATGATGTTACGCCACAGTTGCGTAATGGCGATAATACCATTGGTGTGTTGCTGGGTAATGGGTGGTATAATCATCAACCCGCCACAGAGGGTTGGTACTTTAATGCGGCTCCCTGGAGAAACCGTCCTACCTACTGTTTAAACCTGCGGGTAACGTATGAAGATGGTACAGTGGAAACGATCTCTACCGACAAAACCTGGAAAACATCTTTCGGTGGATTGGTATACAGTAATATCTACACTGCCGATCATTATGATGCACGGCAGGAACAGGAAGGCTGGAATAAGAATGGATTTGATGATGCCAAATGGAAAGAAGTAGTATACCGTTCTGCACCTTCCCCACATATCGTAGCACAAGCCATGCAGCCTATCCGCTATGTGGAAACAATTCATCCAAAAAGCGTTAAGAAGATCAACGATACCGTGTATCTGTTTGATCTGGGAAGAAACATTGCAGGGGTGAGCCGCATTACGGTGAGCGGTAAGGCAGGTACCACACTGCGCCTAAAGCATACCGAACGGCTGGACAAGAATGGCCGTGCCGATATGTCCAACATTGGTTTGTATCATCATCCTACTGATGCTTCTGATCCTTTCCAGGTAGATTTCTTTACCCTGAGTGGCAAAGGCACGGAATCTTTTACCACGCTATTTGGTTACAAAGGATTCCAGTACGTAGAAGTATCAGCAGATGCGCCGGTAGAACTGAACGCACAAAGCATTACCGGCTATTTCATGCACAGCGATGTGCCACCGGTAGGAAAGATCAGCTCTTCCAACCCCGTGCTTGACAAAATATGGTGGGCTAATAACAATTCCTACCTGAGTAACCTGTACGGCTATCCCACGGACTGCCCGCAACGGGAAAAGAACGGTTGGACCGGTGATGCCAACATTGCTATTGAAACCGGGCTATATAGTTTTGACGGGATCACGGTGTATGAAAAGTGGATGGCAGACCACCGCGATGAGCAGTTGCCCAACGGTGTGCTCCCCGCTATCATTCCCACCAGCGGATGGGGATATGAGTGGGCCAATGGACCCGACTGGACCAGCACCATTGCCATCATCCCCTGGAACATTTACCTGTTTTATGGTGATACCAAAATTCTGGAAGATAACTATGACAACCTGCGCCGGTATGTGAACTATATTCAAACCATCAGCCCCGATGGATTGACCACCTGGGGGCTGGGCGACTGGGTACCTGTAAAGTCTGTAGCCAATATGGAGCTGACTTCTTCCGCCTTTTACTTTACCGATGCCAGCATCCTGGCAAAGATTGCTAAGGTGCTGGGTAGGGAAGACGATTACCGCACTTATAAGGCATTGGCACAAAAGATAAAAGCAGCCATCAATAAAAAATTCCTGAACACTACTACAGGCATCTATGCTTCGGGATTACAAACCGAGCAAAGTGTACCGCTTCACCAGGGATTGGTACCGGAGGAACTGAAAAGTAAAGTAGTGGAGCAGTTGGCCAAAAGGGTGGCAGCAGATAATTATCACCTGGATGTAGGTATCCTGGGAGCAAAAGCCATCCTCAATGCACTGAGTGAAAACGGCTATGCCGATGTAGCCTATACACTGGCTGCACAGGAAACTTATCCTTCCTGGGGATGGTGGATTGTAAACGGGGCCACTACCTTTTATGAAAACTGGAAGATAGATGCCGCGCGTGATATCTCCATGAATCATGTGATGTTTGGCGAAGTAGCCGCCTGGCTGTATAAGGGTCCGGGAGGCATAAAGCCGGATCCCCGTCAGCCTGGATTCCGCAACGTGTTGCTGCAACCGCATTTTGTAAAAGGACTGGACCACTTTGAAGCCCGGCATACAAGTCCTTATGGCGAAATCGTTTCTTCGTGGAAAAGGGAAGGAGGTGCAGTGATGTATGAGGTGACCATACCACCCAATGCCACCGGAGAAGTATTTATGCAGCCCGGGCAAAAATGGTATGAAAAGGAAAAGCAGCTGAACACAGCTGGTACGGTGAAACTGAAAGCAGGCCATTACCAGTTTGTGATCCTGTAA